In a single window of the Nakaseomyces glabratus chromosome B, complete sequence genome:
- the GLD1 gene encoding Gld1p (CAGL0B04103g~Ortholog(s) have endoplasmic reticulum localization) has protein sequence MSDRVDRNKKIFDLRRRNFSRNMVMKLGFLGYLIIIFKYLKYGTNVLSLLFRCVVQALLISPFPDKSYSQWLLARNGLPTSLQGSIPGGFTTAGASGSNNSDSTQTDTGDFALEVLKRKIRAILFNCVLTINILYVVFAILFPTDFYIPQDGIYIDKQNGHQNMPSPFKYGKYMLEGERKGGITFQAIGETLPCSNLSGNLGVILCEALILIAQLLLFCVTCINFAELGYADDDENDEYFINNDGYDGNVLLTTINLHEGIDVMLNEKLPITETQTV, from the coding sequence ATGTCTGATAGAGTTGACAGGAATAAGAAGATATTTGATCTTCGAAGGAGAAATTTTTCGAGGAATATGGTTATGAAGCTCGGGTTTTTGGGATACCTGATAATTATATTTAAGTACTTGAAATATGGTACAAACGTGTTAAGCTTACTGTTTAGGTGTGTGGTACAAGCGTTGCTCATATCGCCATTCCCAGATAAATCGTATTCGCAATGGCTGTTGGCCAGAAATGGCCTGCCGACTTCACTACAAGGGTCCATCCCAGGAGGATTTACCACAGCTGGTGCTAGTGGCAGTAACAATAGCGATAGTACACAGACAGACACTGGCGATTTCGCTCTAGAGGTGCTGAAACGCAAAATACGGGCTATCCTGTTCAATTGCGTGCTTACTATAAATATTCTGTATGTCGTATTTGCCATATTATTCCCAACCGACTTCTACATACCACAGGATGGCATCTATATTGACAAACAGAACGGCCATCAGAATATGCCATCACCTTTCAAGTATGGGAAATACATGCTAGAAGGTGAGAGGAAAGGTGGAATAACTTTTCAAGCAATCGGTGAAACACTGCCGTGTTCTAACTTATCTGGAAATTTGGGTGTTATCTTGTGCGAAGCCCTTATCCTTATTGCACAATTGTTGCTCTTTTGTGTAACTTGCATAAATTTTGCAGAACTAGGCTATGCTGATGATGACGAAAACgatgaatattttataaataatgATGGTTACGATGGAAATGTTCTCCTCACTACAATAAACTTGCATGAGGGTATCGATGTTATGCTTAATGAAAAACTCCCTATTACCGAAACACAAACTGTATAA
- the DBF20 gene encoding serine/threonine-protein kinase DBF20 (CAGL0B04147g~Ortholog(s) have protein serine/threonine kinase activity, role in division septum assembly, exit from mitosis, protein phosphorylation, regulation of mRNA catabolic process and cellular bud neck, cytoplasm, spindle pole body localization): MFRREKEDGVEDITGNISQLGLNGTLSPATGNTPFKKYAPSTPTQYKENRSGASPYSTSPTKSIFKKEKPRERIINSPKKLPRDFHRKATSNKTQRLVSVCQMYFLDYYCDMFDYVISRRQRTKQMISNIQEYKQNHTIPDEQLNEEWNNYLQKEHEVLRKRRLKPKNKDFEMITQVGQGGYGQVYLARKRDTKEVCALKILNKKLLVKLNETNHILTERDILTTTRSEWLVKLLYAFQDPESLYLAMEFVPGGDFRTLLINTRTLRSPHARFYISEMFCAVNALHELGYTHRDLKPENFLIDAEGHIKLTDFGLAAGTVSNERIESMKIRLEEVKNLEFPAFTEKSIEDRRKIYQNLRQNDINYANSMVGSPDYMALEVLEGKKYDYTVDYWSLGCMLFEALIGYTPFSGSSTNETYENLRHWKRTLRRPFLNDGRSAISDRAWELITRLIADPINRLRSFEHVKRMNYFHEINFDTLRQLSPPFTPQLDNETDAGYFDDFTNEADMAKYADVFKRQDKLAAMVDDSEVDSKLIGFTFRHKNGNTGSSGVLYKGHENANPFSTFY, encoded by the coding sequence ATGTTTAGACGCGAGAAGGAGGACGGTGTGGAGGATATCACGGGTAATATCAGCCAATTGGGGCTGAACGGGACGTTGTCGCCGGCTACTGGCAATACTCCGTTCAAGAAGTACGCGCCATCGACCCCTACGCAGTACAAGGAGAACCGGAGTGGTGCCTCACCTTACAGCACTTCGCCGACTAAGAGTatattcaagaaagagaagccCCGTGAGCGGATCATAAATTCACCAAAGAAGTTGCCACGTGATTTCCATAGGAAAGCTACTTCCAACAAGACGCAGAGGCTAGTTAGTGTGTGCCAGATGTACTTTCTAGACTACTACTGTGACATGTTTGACTATGTTATCAGCAGAAGACAGAGAACGAAGCAAATGATATCGAATATTCAGGAGTACAAGCAAAACCATACGATACCTGACGAGCAATTGAATGAGGAATGGAATAACTATTTGCAAAAGGAGCATGAAGTGTTGCGGAAGAGGAGGTTAAAGCCCAAGAACAAAGATTTTGAGATGATAACACAAGTCGGACAAGGTGGCTATGGTCAGGTTTACCTGGCTAGGAAAAGGGACACGAAGGAAGTTTGTGCTTTGAagatattaaataaaaaactacTGGTGAAACTGAATGAGACTAACCACATCTTGACCGAGAGGGATATATTGACTACAACAAGGTCAGAGTGGTTGGTGAAACTACTTTACGCTTTCCAGGATCCAGAGAGTTTATACCTGGCGATGGAGTTTGTGCCTGGTGGTGATTTCAGAACGTTGTTGATCAACACAAGAACATTACGTAGTCCACATGCCAGATTTTACATAAGTGAAATGTTTTGTGCTGTGAATGCACTTCATGAGTTAGGTTATACACATAGAGATTTGAAGCCAGAGAATTTTTTAATCGACGCAGAAGGTCACATAAAACTAACCGATTTTGGTCTTGCTGCAGGTACAGTCTCCAatgaaagaattgaaagtaTGAAGATAAGGTTAGAAGAGGTTAAGAATCTTGAATTTCCGGCATTCACTGAAAAGTCGATTGAAGATCGAAGAAAAATTTACCAAAATTTGAGGCAAAATGATATAAACTATGCCAACTCCATGGTAGGGTCTCCTGATTATATGGCTCTGGAAGTATTGGAAGGCAAAAAGTATGACTATACGGTCGATTACTGGTCCCTAGGCTGTATGCTATTTGAAGCATTAATAGGTTACACGCCATTCAGTGGATCTTCTACCAATGAGACATATGAAAATTTAAGACATTGGAAGCGTACTCTTAGAAGACCATTCTTAAATGATGGTAGATCAGCTATATCAGATCGTGCGTGGGAACTGATAACCAGACTGATTGCTGATCCAATCAACAGGCTAAGATCCTTTGAACATGTCAAAAGAATGAATTATTTCCATGagataaattttgataCTTTAAGACAATTGTCACCACCTTTCACCCCACAATTGGATAACGAAACTGATGCAGGCTACTTTGATGACTTCACAAATGAAGCTGACATGGCTAAATATGCCGATGTCTTTAAGAGACAGGATAAACTAGCTGCCATGGTCGATGATTCTGAGGTGGATTCAAAATTGATTGGCTTCACTTTCAGGCATAAGAATGGGAACACTGGATCTAGTGGGGTTCTATACAAAGGGCATGAAAACGCAAATCCATTTTCAACGTTTTATTGA
- the ILV3 gene encoding dihydroxy-acid dehydratase ILV3 (CAGL0B03993g~Ortholog(s) have dihydroxy-acid dehydratase activity, role in branched-chain amino acid biosynthetic process and mitochondrion localization) produces the protein MSSRLTFARKFSSTRNVAKKLNKYSYIITEPKDQGASQAMLYATGFNKDDFSKAQVGVGSCWWSGNPCNMHLLDLNHRCSQSIEKAGMKGMQFNTIGVSDGISMGTKGMRYSLQSREIIADSFETIMMAQHYDANIAIPSCDKNMPGVMMAMGRHNRPSIMVYGGTIMPGHPTCGSKNIPENIDVVSAFQSYGQYISKQFNEEERSDVVQHSCPGPGSCGGMYTANTMASAAEVLGITMPNSSAFPAVSAEKIAECDNIGAAIKNTMELGITPRQIFTKESFENAITYVIATGGSTNAVLHLVAIAHSAGVKITPDDFQRISDKTPLLGDFKPSGKYVMADLIKVGGTQSVIKFLYDNGFLYGDALTVTGETLAERAKKAKGLSETQDIIRPLSNPIKPSGHLQILYGSLAPGGSVGKITGKEGTYFKGKARVFEEEDAFISALENGEIKKGEKTVVIIRYEGPKGGPGMPEMLKPSSALMGYGLGKDVALLTDGRFSGGSHGFLIGHIVPEAAEGGPIGLVRDGDEIVIDADNNKIDLLISESEMSQRKAEWKPPAPRYNRGTLSKYAKLVSNASQGCVTDA, from the coding sequence ATGTCCTCCAGACTAACTTTTGCTAGGAAGTTCTCCAGCACAAGAAATGTTGCAAAGAAACTGAATAAATACTCATATATCATCACTGAGCCTAAGGACCAAGGTGCCTCTCAGGCTATGTTGTATGCCACTGGTTTCAACAAGGATGATTTCAGCAAAGCGCAAGTTGGTGTTGGTTCTTGTTGGTGGTCTGGTAACCCATGTAACATGCATCTATTGGATTTGAACCACAGATGTTCCCAATCCATCGAGAAAGCCGGTATGAAAGGTATGCAATTTAACACAATTGGTGTCTCTGACGGTATCTCGATGGGTACTAAAGGTATGAGATATTCTTTACAAAGTAGAGAAATTATCGCAGACTCTTTCGAGACTATCATGATGGCACAACACTACGATGCCAATATTGCTATTCCATCCTGTGACAAGAATATGCCTGGTGTTATGATGGCTATGGGTAGACACAACAGACCATCTATTATGGTTTATGGTGGTACCATTATGCCAGGTCACCCAACTTGTGGCTCCAAGAACATTCCAGAGAACATTGATGTTGTCTCTGCTTTCCAATCCTACGGTCAATACATCTCGAAGCAAttcaatgaagaagagagaagTGATGTTGTACAACACTCTTGTCCAGGTCCTGGCTCTTGTGGTGGTATGTACACCGCCAACACCATGGCCTCTGCTGCCGAAGTTTTAGGTATCACTATGCCAAACTCTTCTGCTTTCCCAGCTGTTTCTGCTGAAAAGATTGCTGAATGTGACAACATTGGTGCTGCTATCAAGAACACTATGGAACTTGGTATTACCCCACGTCAAATCTTCACCAAGGAATCCTTTGAAAACGCTATCACTTACGTCATTGCTACTGGTGGTTCCACTAACGCAGTTCTTCACTTGGTAGCTATTGCACACTCTGCTGGTGTCAAGATCACCCCAGATGATTTCCAAAGGATCAGTGACAAGACACCATTGCTAGGTGACTTCAAGCCATCTGGTAAGTATGTCATGGCCGATTTGATTAAGGTCGGTGGTACTCAAAGTGTCATCAAGTTCTTGTATGACAACGGTTTCTTATACGGTGACGCCTTAACTGTTACTGGTGAAACTTTGGCTGAGCGTGCCAAGAAAGCCAAGGGTCTAAGTGAAACTCAAGACATTATTAGACCATTGTCAAACCCAATTAAGCCAAGTGGCCATCTACAAATTCTATACGGTTCTCTTGCTCCAGGTGGTTCTGTTGGTAAGATTACTGGTAAGGAAGGTACTTACTTCAAAGGTAAGGCTCGTGTTttcgaagaagaagacgCTTTCATCTCTGCATTGGAGAATGGTGAAATCAAGAAAGGTGAAAAGACAGTTGTTATTATCAGATATGAAGGTCCAAAGGGTGGTCCAGGTATGCCAGAAATGTTGAAGCCATCTAGTGCACTAATGGGTTATGGTCTAGGTAAAGATGTTGCCTTGCTAACTGATGGTAGATTCTCTGGTGGTTCTCATGGTTTCTTGATTGGTCACATTGTTCCAGAAGCTGCCGAAGGTGGTCCAATTGGTTTGGTCAGAGATGGTGATGAAATTGTGATTGATGCAGACAACAACAAGATTGACCTCCTAATCTCTGAATCTGAGATGTCTCAACGTAAGGCCGAATGGAAACCTCCAGCCCCACGTTACAACAGGGGTACTCTATCCAAATATGCTAAGTTAGTCTCTAATGCCTCCCAAGGTTGTGTTACAGACGCTTAA
- the RPC40 gene encoding DNA-directed RNA polymerase core subunit RPC40 (CAGL0B04125g~Ortholog(s) have RNA polymerase I activity, RNA polymerase III activity and role in tRNA transcription from RNA polymerase III promoter, transcription from RNA polymerase I promoter, transposon integration) has product MSNIVGIEYNRVTNTASTDFPGYSSQGANAWDVERFRETFDIQVSSHEERELNFDMIGIDTSLANAFRRIMIAEVPAVAPEYVYIQNNTSVIQDEVLAHRIGLVPLKVDPEKLERLDTSDPDNLEFHDKNTIVMTLNVKCTRNPDAPKDCTDPTILYNNAHVYARDLKFEPHSSQVETFADCPVVPCDPDILLAKLRPGQEISLSTHCILGEGKDHAKFSPVATASYRLLPHIEILEPITGDSAKRFQACFPKGVIGINENGEAYVLDPRKDTVSREVLRHEEFEGKVKLGRVRDHFVFNVESTGAMQPEDIVLKSIDILKKKAEYLKKCQITQ; this is encoded by the coding sequence ATGTCTAATATAGTTGGTATTGAGTATAACCGTGTGACGAACACTGCGTCTACCGATTTCCCTGGGTACTCTTCTCAAGGTGCCAATGCTTGGGATGTGGAGAGGTTTAGAGAGACGTTTGATATCCAGGTCTCTAGCCATGAAGAGAGGGAGTTGAACTTCGATATGATTGGTATTGACACGTCTTTGGCCAATGCGTTCCGTCGTATTATGATTGCTGAGGTTCCAGCTGTGGCCCCAGAGTACGTTTACATTCAGAACAACACCTCTGTGATACAGGATGAAGTGTTGGCTCACAGAATTGGTCTTGTGCCATTGAAGGTGGACCCAGAGAAGCTGGAGAGATTGGACACTTCTGACCCAGACAACTTAGAATTCCATGACAAGAACACCATTGTTATGACCTTGAATGTCAAGTGTACCAGAAACCCAGATGCACCAAAGGACTGCACTGATCCAACGATCCTGTACAACAATGCGCATGTCTACGCCCGTGACTTGAAATTTGAGCCTCACAGTAGCCAAGTGGAAACCTTCGCCGATTGTCCAGTGGTCCCATGTGACCCAGATATCTTATTGGCTAAACTAAGACCTGGTCAAGAAATCAGTTTGAGCACACATTGTATACTGGGTGAAGGTAAGGACCACGCCAAATTCTCCCCAGTTGCCACTGCTTCTTATAGATTGCTACCTCACATCGAAATTCTAGAGCCCATTACTGGCGATTCCGCCAAGAGATTCCAAGCCTGTTTCCCTAAAGGTGTGATTGGCATCAACGAGAATGGTGAAGCATACGTGCTGGACCCAAGAAAGGATACAGTTTCCAGAGAAGTGCTAAGAcatgaagaatttgaagGTAAAGTAAAACTAGGTAGAGTCAGAGACCATTTTGTCTTTAACGTTGAGAGCACAGGTGCCATGCAACCAGAAGATATAGTGCTGAAGTCCATTGATAtcctgaagaagaaggccgagtatttgaagaaatgtCAAATTACCCAATAA
- the TES1 gene encoding palmitoyl-CoA hydrolase (CAGL0B04059g~Ortholog(s) have acyl-CoA hydrolase activity, role in fatty acid beta-oxidation and glyoxysome, mitochondrion localization) yields the protein MSFAKYSLEKILELVPVTSTRFVTRYLPSAPVGARGTFGGTLVAQSLLASLHTVPVNFHPTSLHCYFINGGDPRSMITYEVKDLRNGKNFIHKQVRAYQHEKLVFASMILFSVKKSQEHDSLHHLKRLKESNKPEIEDLVDAGKLFKDEVVGNLVKFQNIAPEKFNNVSILNKYIESFDEGPMEYKFPKDFFHSTKVTDHLDYVVKIRHPVLSQDDGDAQSQHASKHHFHGHGKIPDKVTPANDPRYNYVAFAYLSDSYILLTIPYFHKLPLYCHKFSVSLDHVIHFHQLPSVNEWLYTEITNPRSNFDKHLVQGDYYDTTGEIVASVSQEGFVVYDSEPILRAKL from the coding sequence ATGTCGTTTGCGAAGTATAGTCTGGAGAAGATCCTAGAACTGGTGCCTGTGACGTCGACGAGGTTTGTTACTAGATACTTGCCCAGTGCGCCAGTTGGCGCCCGTGGTACATTTGGTGGTACGTTAGTGGCGCAGTCTTTGCTTGCGTCCTTGCACACAGTGCCTGTGAATTTCCATCCCACCTCGCTGCATTGCTATTTCATCAATGGTGGAGATCCGAGGTCGATGATTACATATGAAGTGAAAGATCTCAGAAACGGTAAGAACTTCATTCATAAACAAGTGAGAGCATATCAGCATGAAAAGCTCGTGTTTGCTAGTATGATCCTGTTTTCGGTCAAGAAGTCACAAGAGCATGATTCGCTACACCACCTTAAGCGTTTGAAAGAGAGCAACAAGCCAGAGATTGAGGACCTTGTTGACGCTGGTAAGTTGTTCAAGGACGAAGTTGTGGGTAATCTTGTGaagtttcaaaatatcGCACCTGAGAAGTTCAATAATGTGAGCATTTTAAACAAATACATTGAGTCCTTCGACGAGGGTCCTATGGAATACAAGTTCCCAAAAGATTTCTTCCACTCTACCAAGGTCACAGACCATCTAGACTACGTGGTTAAGATCCGTCACCCAGTGCTCTCACAAGATGACGGCGATGCTCAAAGTCAGCATGCTTCGAAGCACCATTTCCATGGCCATGGAAAGATACCAGATAAGGTTACACCAGCAAACGATCCACGTTACAACTATGTTGCATTTGCCTACCTGTCAGACTCCTATATCCTTCTCACCATTCCTTACTTCCATAAACTTCCACTATATTGTCACAAATTTAGTGTCTCATTGGACCATGTAATCCACTTCCACCAATTGCCAAGCGTAAACGAGTGGTTATACACAGAGATAACTAACCCAAGGTCAAATTTCGACAAGCACCTTGTCCAAGGTGACTATTATGACACCACAGGGGAAATAGTAGCCAGTGTATCGCAAGAAGGTTTTGTAGTCTATGATTCAGAGCCAATTTTGAGGGCCAAGTTATAA
- the ESS1 gene encoding peptidylprolyl isomerase ESS1 (CAGL0B04037g~Ortholog(s) have RNA polymerase II core binding, peptidyl-prolyl cis-trans isomerase activity), protein MSETQEVSTGLPAPWTVRYSKSKKREYFFDPETKKSQWEEPEGTDHEQFISYLKDHPLRVRCLHILIKHKDSRRPASHRQEKITITKEEAIKELKEIQARLEEDQEQKKKHSFEAIAKERSDCSSFKRGGDLGYFGRGEMQPSFEKAAFALKIDEVSDIVESDSGVHLIKRVG, encoded by the coding sequence ATGTCTGAAACACAAGAGGTTAGTACTGGGCTACCAGCTCCATGGACTGTTAGATACAGTAAGTCTAAGAAACGTGAGTACTTCTTCGATCCCGAAACTAAGAAGTCACAGTGGGAAGAGCCCGAGGGCACTGATCATGAGCAATTTATAAGCTATCTGAAGGATCACCCATTGCGTGTACGTTGTCTGCATATCTTGATCAAGCACAAGGATTCGAGGAGACCAGCATCGCACCGCCAAGAAAAGATAACGATTACCAAAGAGGAAGCTATAAAGGAGTTGAAAGAGATCCAAGCCAGGTTAGAGGAAGATCAagaacagaagaagaaacacaGTTTTGAGGCAATTGCCAAGGAGAGATCAGATTGTTCATCTTTCAAGCGTGGTGGTGATCTGGGTTACTTCGGCAGGGGTGAAATGCAGCCTAGCTTTGAGAAGGCCGCTTTTGCACTAAAGATTGACGAAGTAAGTGATATTGTGGAGAGTGACAGTGGTGTCCATCTTATCAAGCGTGTTGGTTAA
- the PCT1 gene encoding choline-phosphate cytidylyltransferase (CAGL0B04015g~Ortholog(s) have nucleus localization) yields MAKLSRTTSLKKRLSNSSFTKLFKAKRKREDDEDSTTDSADHEETPGKENREIATPSAKRHRPISKEQQEFEKKEALLDAELPEELRKYRPKGFRLNIPPKDRPIRIYADGIFDLFHLGHMKQLEQCKKAFPNVELVCGIPSDEVTHKLKGLTVLTDKQRCETLMHCKWVDEVVPNAPWCVTPEFLAEHKIDYVAHDDIPYVSSDSDDIYKPIKELGKFLTTQRTDGISTSDIITKIIRDYDKYLMRNFARGATRQELNVSWLKKNELEFKKHISDFRSYFKKNQGNLNNASRDLYFEVREILLRKTLGRKLYSKLLGDKHIPRSIALGSLSATSDEEEQSDDLPEPKRKKMLLIREPSPATEFASKYTGAKVTKQESEEDAESEDINDEDDEEEADEEDSH; encoded by the coding sequence atGGCCAAACTATCTAGAACTACatctttgaagaaaaggcTCTCAAACTCTTCCTTTACAAAATTGTTCAAAGCTAAGCGTAAGAGAGAGGACGATGAGGATAGTACTACTGACAGTGCTGATCATGAAGAGACCCCTGGGAAGGAGAACAGGGAAATAGCTACTCCTTCTGCTAAGCGTCATCGTCCAATTAGTAAAGAACAACAGGAGTTCGAGAAAAAGGAGGCATTGCTGGATGCTGAGCTTCCTGAAGAGCTAAGAAAATACAGACCTAAAGGTTTTAGGCTTAACATACCTCCTAAGGATAGACCTATTCGTATATATGCGGATGGTATCTTTGATCTGTTCCATTTGGGACACATGAAACAGTTGGAACAATGTAAGAAGGCGTTCCCTAATGTTGAATTGGTGTGTGGTATTCCAAGTGATGAGGTTACTCACAAATTGAAGGGTCTTACTGTCCTAACTGACAAGCAACGTTGTGAGACACTAATGCATTGTAAATGGGTGGACGAAGTTGTTCCAAATGCACCATGGTGTGTAACACCAGAGTTCCTTGCCGAACATAAGATCGACTATGTAGCTCACGATGACATTCCATATGTTAGTAGCGATAGTGACGATATCTATAAACCAATCAAAGAGCTTGGTAAGTTTTTAACTACCCAGCGTACAGACGGTATATCTACAAGTGATATTATTACCAAGATTATTAGAGACTATGACAAGTACTTGATGAGAAATTTTGCTCGTGGTGCTACAAGACAGGAACTGAACGTGTCAtggttgaagaaaaatgagCTGGAGTTTAAGAAACACATCAGTGATTTTAGATCGtacttcaagaagaacCAAGGTAACTTGAATAATGCGTCAAGAGATCTGTATTTCGAAGTCAGGGAGATCCTATTGAGAAAGACGTTGGGAAGGAAGCTATACTCAAAGCTGCTGGGAGACAAGCACATTCCAAGAAGTATTGCATTGGGATCCCTTTCGGCAACCtcagatgaagaagagcaGAGTGATGATTTGCCTGAGccaaagagaaagaagatgCTATTGATCAGAGAACCATCCCCAGCAACCGAGTTCGCTAGCAAATACACAGGTGCTAAGGTAACCAAACAAGAATCGGAGGAGGACGCTGAATCAGAAGATataaatgatgaagatgatgaagaagaagcggatgaagaagacagCCATTGA